In Synechococcus sp. KORDI-100, a single window of DNA contains:
- a CDS encoding nucleoside triphosphate pyrophosphohydrolase family protein, with translation MDLNAYQHAARSTAAYPDVGSNPIYPTLGLSGEAGEVADKVKKVLRDRGGDFDREVCEAIKLELGDVLWYVALLGSELGFDLDEIATANLDKLASRASRGRIAGSGDQR, from the coding sequence ATGGACCTCAACGCGTATCAGCACGCAGCGCGCAGCACAGCGGCCTATCCCGATGTGGGGTCCAATCCCATCTACCCCACCCTCGGCCTCAGTGGAGAAGCAGGCGAGGTGGCCGACAAGGTCAAGAAGGTCCTGCGTGATCGTGGCGGTGATTTCGATCGTGAGGTGTGTGAAGCGATCAAGCTCGAACTCGGTGATGTGCTCTGGTACGTCGCTCTGCTGGGCAGTGAGCTGGGATTTGATCTTGATGAGATTGCAACGGCCAACCTCGACAAACTTGCCAGCCGCGCTTCAAGAGGTCGGATTGCCGGCAGCGGCGATCAGCGCTGA
- the acsF gene encoding magnesium-protoporphyrin IX monomethyl ester (oxidative) cyclase: MVPPTAVAQQAEANAVATKDPVKDTILTPRFYTTDFEAMASMDLRPNEAELEAICEEFRKDYNRHHFVRNEEFEGAADKLDPETRKVFIEFLEQSCTSEFSGFLLYKELSRRIKQKNPLLAECFAHMARDEARHAGFLNKSMSDFGVQLDLGFLTANKKYTFFKPKFIFYATYLSEKIGYWRYIAIYRHLEKNPDSKIFPIFNFFENWCQDENRHGDFFDALMKAQPDTVRGPIAKLWCRFFLLAVFATMYVRDVARKEFYESLGLDARDYDRMVIDKTNETSARVFPVVLDVRNQKFWDRLEGLVSHNAALSAADASDAPAPLRLAKKLPHWLANVSLMAKLFLMAPIPSERFQPAVR, encoded by the coding sequence ATGGTCCCCCCCACCGCCGTTGCGCAGCAGGCCGAAGCCAACGCAGTTGCAACCAAGGATCCGGTCAAGGACACAATCCTCACCCCCCGTTTCTACACAACGGATTTCGAGGCGATGGCCTCCATGGATCTTCGACCCAACGAGGCAGAACTCGAAGCGATCTGCGAAGAATTCCGTAAGGACTACAACCGGCATCACTTTGTCCGCAACGAGGAATTTGAAGGTGCCGCTGACAAGCTCGACCCGGAAACCCGCAAGGTCTTCATCGAGTTTCTGGAGCAAAGCTGCACGTCTGAATTCTCAGGCTTTCTCCTTTACAAGGAGCTCAGCCGTCGCATCAAGCAGAAAAATCCCTTGCTCGCTGAATGTTTTGCTCACATGGCACGGGATGAAGCCCGTCATGCCGGATTTCTGAACAAATCCATGAGTGATTTCGGAGTCCAGCTTGATCTCGGCTTCCTAACAGCGAACAAGAAGTACACGTTCTTCAAGCCAAAGTTTATTTTTTACGCCACGTACCTCTCCGAAAAAATCGGCTACTGGCGCTATATCGCCATTTATCGCCACCTGGAAAAGAATCCCGATAGCAAGATCTTCCCAATTTTCAATTTCTTCGAAAACTGGTGTCAAGACGAAAACCGTCATGGGGATTTCTTTGATGCCCTGATGAAGGCTCAGCCAGACACCGTGCGCGGGCCGATTGCCAAACTCTGGTGTCGATTCTTCCTGCTGGCCGTGTTCGCAACCATGTACGTGCGGGATGTCGCCAGGAAGGAGTTTTATGAATCACTCGGCCTTGACGCCCGCGATTACGACCGCATGGTGATCGACAAGACCAACGAAACCTCGGCACGGGTGTTTCCTGTTGTCCTCGATGTTCGAAATCAGAAGTTCTGGGATCGACTTGAAGGTCTAGTCAGCCATAACGCCGCTCTCAGCGCAGCCGACGCGAGCGATGCTCCCGCTCCTCTCCGGCTGGCCAAAAAGCTCCCCCACTGGCTTGCAAACGTGTCATTGATGGCGAAGCTGTTCCTGATGGCCCCGATCCCGAGCGAGCGCTTCCAGCCAGCTGTGCGCTGA
- a CDS encoding phytanoyl-CoA dioxygenase family protein, which translates to MSGRDLLGLPLAALAVFTSAKSFRDNPVLGNRWLNQRGLHVLRLKLAAGLAARRRRRISRRIPASLLHQFEQNGFICIENFLPQAEFRSLQKEVLNQPWDRYDMTQGTTTTRRVFLDGVELKRLSPALHNLISRRDLKDLIRYVAGTLAEPVFSLQAIFSGGTGKHPDPQASVHSDTFHSTAKAWLFLEDVQDEAGPLSYVPGSHRLTSQRLAWEKIQSLTAAESAITYHARGSFRAAMKDLNAMNLPCPHRFAVPGNTLVIADTHGFHCRSATRIQTTRVEVYASLRRNPFVPFGGLDILSWPWCRERSGSLYLKAMEFGRRFGSIRMPWKQVGHGLLKQS; encoded by the coding sequence ATGTCCGGACGGGATCTGCTGGGACTGCCGCTGGCGGCCCTGGCTGTGTTCACTAGTGCGAAATCCTTTCGAGACAATCCAGTTCTGGGCAATCGCTGGCTCAACCAGCGTGGGCTGCATGTCTTGCGGCTGAAACTCGCCGCAGGGCTGGCGGCACGACGGCGGCGGCGCATCAGCAGACGCATCCCCGCGTCCCTGCTCCATCAGTTCGAGCAGAACGGTTTCATCTGCATCGAAAACTTTCTGCCGCAGGCTGAGTTCAGATCACTCCAGAAGGAAGTCCTGAACCAGCCCTGGGATCGTTATGACATGACGCAGGGCACAACCACGACCCGACGCGTTTTTCTCGACGGTGTCGAACTCAAGCGCCTGTCACCTGCCCTGCACAACCTGATCAGCCGACGGGACCTGAAGGATCTGATCCGATACGTCGCCGGAACTCTCGCCGAACCGGTGTTTTCACTGCAGGCAATCTTCTCGGGAGGGACAGGAAAGCACCCGGATCCACAGGCCAGCGTCCATTCCGACACGTTTCACTCCACGGCCAAGGCCTGGCTCTTTCTCGAGGATGTTCAGGACGAAGCCGGGCCTCTCTCCTATGTTCCAGGGTCCCACCGCCTGACCAGCCAACGCCTGGCCTGGGAGAAAATCCAGAGCCTCACAGCCGCAGAATCAGCGATCACTTACCACGCGAGGGGCTCCTTCCGCGCCGCCATGAAGGATCTGAACGCGATGAATCTGCCTTGCCCACATCGCTTCGCTGTTCCCGGCAACACACTGGTGATCGCCGATACCCATGGATTTCACTGCCGATCCGCGACCAGGATCCAGACAACTCGGGTGGAGGTTTATGCCTCCCTGCGTCGCAACCCATTCGTACCGTTCGGCGGCCTGGACATTCTGAGTTGGCCCTGGTGTCGCGAACGAAGCGGCAGCCTTTACCTGAAGGCGATGGAGTTCGGACGGCGCTTCGGATCAATCCGGATGCCCTGGAAACAGGTGGGGCATGGTCTTCTCAAACAGTCTTGA
- a CDS encoding DUF6464 family protein, translated as MLVELRQADSDVLLHLVEMDDPPQPGRWFSLDQTSYLVLQRRHRYRLHNGRYEIGCIALMVKPQQRPKDAVAWRHGWVIGDAECRFNARSPLLRCAVWPEGPCDRCTHREPR; from the coding sequence ATGCTGGTTGAGCTGCGTCAGGCGGACAGCGATGTGTTGCTCCATCTCGTCGAGATGGATGATCCACCGCAGCCGGGTCGCTGGTTCTCTCTGGATCAGACGTCCTATCTCGTTCTGCAGCGGCGGCATCGCTATCGGCTCCACAACGGTCGTTATGAAATCGGCTGCATCGCGTTGATGGTGAAGCCGCAGCAGCGGCCCAAGGATGCTGTGGCCTGGCGACATGGATGGGTCATCGGTGATGCGGAGTGCCGTTTCAATGCCCGCAGTCCTCTGCTGAGGTGTGCTGTCTGGCCTGAAGGCCCTTGCGATCGCTGTACCCATCGCGAACCGCGATGA
- a CDS encoding TldD/PmbA family protein, whose product MTASFSSGWKDLLQDLLHRGTSSGADLVEVFMERTDHLGLLAEQDTITSVNPSFSRGAGLRVFLNGRDGFVSTNDLSREGLTRSLDQALAMLGLVAGSPAAVPSFQGLNDLTDHGTTKQDWLARCPDLTMASGRLLQGTVHLQRFGQHLQVRRGSYSRDWQEVLVAASDGTFARDIRLHQSTGLSVLAADGEHRSSVGRRYGSTDRPDDLKNWDCESSAAEVCESAGKMLRAEYVDAGQMPAVLANRFGGVIFHEACGHLLETTQIERGTTPFAESVGTQIAHPAVTAIDEGLSGGAFGSMSMDDEGMAPQRTVLIKDGILQRFISDRAGELRTGHRRTGSGRRQSHAFAAASRMRNTFIDAGPHSPDELIASVDSGLYCKAMGGGSVGPTGQFNFAVEEGYLIENGNLTKPVKGATLIGDAKEVMPRISMCANDLELAAGFCGSVSGSIFVTVGQPHIKVDSITVGGR is encoded by the coding sequence TTGACTGCTTCGTTTTCGTCTGGCTGGAAGGATCTTCTCCAGGATCTTCTCCATCGCGGGACTTCATCCGGTGCTGACCTGGTTGAGGTTTTTATGGAGAGAACCGATCATCTCGGTCTCCTCGCCGAACAAGACACGATCACAAGTGTGAATCCGTCCTTCTCGCGAGGGGCCGGATTGCGCGTCTTTCTGAATGGACGTGATGGATTTGTCAGCACGAATGATCTCAGCCGCGAGGGTCTGACCCGTTCCCTCGATCAGGCACTGGCGATGCTTGGTCTCGTGGCAGGTTCCCCGGCTGCGGTTCCATCGTTTCAGGGTCTGAACGATCTCACCGATCACGGCACGACGAAGCAGGACTGGCTGGCCCGCTGTCCGGACCTGACCATGGCCAGCGGCCGACTCCTTCAGGGGACGGTCCACCTCCAGCGCTTCGGTCAACATCTCCAGGTGCGTCGAGGCAGCTACTCCCGCGACTGGCAGGAGGTTCTGGTCGCAGCCTCTGACGGCACCTTCGCCCGCGACATTCGTCTCCATCAATCCACCGGACTCTCGGTTCTTGCCGCCGATGGTGAACACCGTTCCAGTGTTGGTCGTCGCTACGGCAGCACGGACAGACCTGACGATCTCAAGAACTGGGATTGCGAGTCGAGCGCTGCTGAAGTGTGTGAAAGCGCCGGCAAGATGCTGCGAGCGGAGTATGTGGATGCAGGGCAGATGCCGGCGGTTCTGGCCAATCGATTCGGCGGCGTCATCTTCCATGAAGCCTGTGGGCACCTTCTGGAAACGACGCAGATCGAACGGGGTACGACTCCCTTCGCCGAGAGCGTCGGGACTCAGATCGCCCATCCCGCCGTCACGGCAATCGACGAAGGACTGAGCGGCGGTGCCTTCGGCTCCATGTCCATGGACGATGAAGGGATGGCCCCCCAGCGGACCGTTCTGATCAAGGACGGCATCCTGCAACGCTTCATCAGTGATCGAGCCGGTGAACTGCGCACGGGTCACCGGCGCACCGGTAGTGGCCGCCGCCAAAGCCACGCCTTCGCGGCAGCCAGTCGGATGCGCAACACCTTCATCGATGCCGGGCCGCACTCACCCGATGAACTGATCGCGTCGGTGGATAGTGGGCTTTACTGCAAGGCGATGGGCGGCGGAAGTGTCGGCCCGACAGGCCAGTTCAACTTCGCTGTCGAAGAGGGCTACCTGATTGAGAACGGCAACCTCACCAAACCTGTCAAAGGGGCCACCTTGATCGGTGATGCCAAGGAGGTCATGCCACGCATTTCCATGTGTGCCAACGACCTCGAGCTGGCGGCAGGTTTCTGCGGCTCCGTGAGTGGGAGCATTTTCGTCACCGTCGGTCAGCCCCACATCAAGGTTGATTCGATCACGGTGGGGGGCCGCTGA
- the fmt gene encoding methionyl-tRNA formyltransferase gives MNILFWGTPNYAVPTLEALINAGHTIVGVVTQPDRRRGRGKQLIPSPVKARALDLDCAVFTPQRIRKDTEVQQQLAQLNADVSVVVAFGQILPKTVLDLPPLGCWNGHGSLLPRWRGAGPIQWSLLEGDPETGVGIMAMEEGLDTGPVLIEQPLPIGLLDNAEQLAQKLSQLTAELMVAAMTRIEAAGPGTETDRLMRLGVTAQDAKNGTVSYARMLNKEDFMIDWKRSALSLHRQVMALYPNAYTCWQGKRLKLLSTEPLIERLRDQLSEEAQALIGRWPTTSDPTSDQPSGTVLCCAAHLGLVVSTQGCPLLIRSAQLEGKGRSEGSTLLQQLKASEGMTLG, from the coding sequence ATGAACATTCTGTTCTGGGGCACGCCGAACTACGCCGTTCCGACCCTGGAGGCCTTGATCAATGCAGGCCACACCATTGTTGGCGTGGTGACGCAGCCGGATCGTCGCCGTGGACGTGGGAAGCAGCTGATTCCATCACCCGTGAAAGCAAGAGCTCTGGATCTTGATTGTGCTGTGTTCACGCCTCAGCGGATTCGCAAGGACACTGAGGTTCAGCAACAACTGGCGCAACTGAACGCAGATGTTTCCGTGGTGGTGGCCTTTGGCCAGATCCTTCCAAAGACCGTGCTGGACCTCCCGCCGCTGGGATGCTGGAACGGCCATGGTTCACTGCTGCCGCGATGGCGAGGTGCAGGACCGATTCAATGGAGCCTGCTGGAAGGAGATCCCGAAACCGGCGTCGGCATCATGGCCATGGAGGAAGGTCTTGACACCGGTCCGGTTCTGATTGAACAGCCTCTGCCGATTGGACTGCTGGATAACGCCGAGCAGCTCGCCCAAAAACTGAGCCAACTCACCGCAGAACTGATGGTTGCTGCGATGACTCGCATCGAAGCTGCAGGACCGGGAACGGAAACGGACCGTCTCATGCGACTTGGCGTCACAGCCCAGGACGCGAAGAACGGAACAGTGAGCTACGCCCGCATGTTGAACAAGGAGGATTTCATGATCGACTGGAAGCGTTCTGCCCTGTCTCTTCACCGACAGGTGATGGCGCTCTATCCGAATGCCTACACCTGTTGGCAGGGAAAACGGCTGAAGTTGCTCAGCACCGAACCGCTGATTGAACGGCTTCGCGATCAGCTGTCAGAGGAAGCGCAGGCGTTGATCGGGCGTTGGCCAACGACCAGCGACCCGACAAGCGACCAGCCGTCGGGAACCGTGCTGTGTTGTGCTGCGCATCTCGGCCTTGTGGTGAGTACGCAAGGCTGCCCACTGCTCATCCGTTCTGCACAACTGGAGGGCAAAGGACGCAGTGAAGGATCAACCCTGTTGCAACAACTCAAAGCCTCAGAAGGGATGACACTGGGTTGA
- a CDS encoding DUF475 domain-containing protein: protein MDVTTLPSISDWFDGVDQWREVLALLPVLVVLELVLSADNAVALAAIARRCRGQERERVALNTGIALALALRIGLILVAQWVLQNPVVQLLAATYLLWLFIDHLRSQSPDQETSDDASAEDSAPASLARVIFLLAFTDLAFSIDSVAAAVAISDQFLLVITGAVIGIVALRFTSALFIRWIAMYPRLETAGFLAVGFVSLRLFIHVLRPELHQPDWFTLVVVTALFSWGLSRRQLISAPGSDHAG from the coding sequence ATGGATGTCACGACTCTGCCGTCAATCAGTGACTGGTTTGACGGAGTTGACCAATGGCGGGAGGTTCTCGCGCTGCTCCCCGTCCTCGTCGTTCTGGAGCTCGTCCTCTCCGCCGACAACGCTGTCGCACTTGCGGCAATCGCACGACGTTGTCGCGGACAGGAACGAGAACGGGTGGCCCTCAACACCGGTATTGCCCTGGCCCTGGCGCTTCGCATCGGATTGATTCTGGTGGCTCAGTGGGTTCTGCAGAACCCTGTGGTGCAGCTGCTGGCAGCGACCTACCTTCTCTGGCTGTTCATCGACCATCTCCGGTCGCAATCCCCGGACCAGGAAACGTCTGATGACGCTTCTGCGGAGGATTCCGCTCCTGCATCCCTGGCTCGGGTGATTTTCCTGCTGGCCTTCACAGACCTGGCCTTTTCAATCGACAGTGTTGCAGCAGCTGTTGCCATCAGTGATCAATTTCTCCTGGTGATCACAGGCGCCGTGATCGGGATTGTGGCGCTTCGCTTCACGTCTGCCCTGTTCATTCGCTGGATCGCGATGTATCCAAGGCTTGAAACCGCAGGGTTTCTTGCCGTTGGCTTCGTGTCCCTGAGATTGTTCATTCATGTGCTTCGCCCGGAATTGCATCAGCCGGATTGGTTCACCTTGGTGGTGGTGACGGCTCTGTTCAGCTGGGGGCTCTCCCGCCGACAGCTCATCTCTGCCCCTGGATCTGATCATGCTGGTTGA
- a CDS encoding TldD/PmbA family protein: protein MTSTDQSSDNRLNAGALQDQLHRLASQSGIRQWDLGAACSDDCSVQVDRGEAKQLKAAQRSSITVRVWNSDGLIGITSTTDLSPEGLEQALLGAHQASRLGNPDDVPAFSPLATAPLPELDRPLKERQGILPLLDTLRQAEADLLGRHPAIQTVPYNGLAESLSQSLYLNSDGALRQMERTQASLYLYARAEESGRKPRSSGAVRLALGSDDLDISGCIQEAADRTVSHLAYQPIETGSYRICFTPEAFLSLIGAFSSMLNARAVLDGVSLSQRDDLGSRIAVPFLSLHDDGLHPENIGAAPFDGEGTPTQRLSLIEGGVLKSFLHSEATARAFGVQPTGHAGLGAKVSVGPDWFVVSSSDGCDSGRSLDHRSESNPFVLIEDLSALHAGVKASQGSFSLPFDGWLVKGGERISVEAATVAGDIRQLLNNIIHLEPESEVTTRGVSPHVWVDGLSITGEA from the coding sequence ATGACCTCCACCGATCAGTCCTCCGACAACCGTTTGAACGCGGGGGCCCTTCAGGACCAGCTCCATCGCCTGGCCAGTCAGTCCGGAATCCGTCAGTGGGATCTGGGGGCTGCCTGCAGCGATGACTGCTCTGTCCAGGTCGACCGCGGTGAAGCCAAGCAGCTGAAGGCCGCTCAGCGCAGCTCCATCACGGTGCGCGTCTGGAACTCCGATGGACTCATCGGAATCACCAGCACCACAGATCTCAGCCCCGAAGGCCTTGAACAGGCTCTCCTCGGTGCTCATCAAGCCAGCCGCCTCGGCAACCCGGACGACGTCCCTGCCTTTTCGCCCCTGGCGACAGCACCGTTGCCGGAACTGGACCGTCCCCTGAAGGAGCGACAGGGGATCCTGCCGCTTCTCGATACCCTGCGCCAGGCAGAGGCCGATCTTCTGGGTCGCCATCCAGCCATTCAGACCGTTCCCTACAACGGCCTGGCGGAATCCCTCTCACAAAGCCTGTATCTCAACAGTGACGGTGCCCTGCGTCAGATGGAGAGGACGCAAGCCAGCCTGTATCTGTACGCAAGAGCTGAGGAATCAGGTCGCAAACCGCGCAGTTCCGGAGCGGTTCGCCTGGCACTCGGCAGCGACGATCTGGACATCTCGGGATGCATTCAAGAGGCGGCGGATCGCACGGTCAGTCATCTCGCCTACCAACCGATCGAAACCGGGAGCTACCGGATCTGCTTCACACCCGAGGCCTTTCTGTCGTTGATCGGTGCCTTCAGCAGCATGCTGAATGCTCGCGCCGTCCTGGACGGCGTCAGCCTCAGTCAACGGGACGATCTCGGCAGCCGCATCGCTGTTCCGTTTCTTTCTCTGCATGATGACGGTCTTCACCCGGAGAACATCGGGGCGGCTCCGTTTGATGGCGAAGGAACTCCGACGCAACGCCTCAGCCTGATTGAAGGTGGCGTTTTGAAAAGCTTTCTGCATTCAGAAGCCACGGCACGGGCGTTCGGTGTCCAGCCGACCGGCCATGCCGGTCTCGGCGCCAAGGTCTCCGTTGGACCTGACTGGTTCGTTGTGAGTTCCTCAGATGGCTGCGACAGCGGACGCTCCTTGGATCACCGCAGTGAGTCCAATCCCTTTGTGCTGATTGAAGATCTCAGTGCTCTCCATGCCGGCGTCAAAGCCAGCCAGGGATCATTTTCACTTCCTTTCGATGGCTGGCTTGTGAAGGGTGGTGAACGCATCTCCGTGGAAGCGGCCACCGTTGCCGGTGACATTCGTCAGTTGCTGAACAACATCATTCATCTCGAGCCTGAATCCGAGGTCACAACCCGAGGCGTCTCTCCCCACGTCTGGGTCGACGGTCTATCCATCACCGGCGAAGCCTGA
- a CDS encoding flavin prenyltransferase UbiX: MLPYVLGVTGASAQPLAERALQLLLQRERTIHLVLSRGAHEVFRAEQGLSIPVEPQRQEAFWREHLKVSTGELICHRWNDQSAAIASGSFRSKAMVILPCSMGTVGRISAGVASDLIERCADVHLKESRPLLIVPREMPFNLIHLRNLTALAEAGARIAAPIPAWYTRPTSLAEMVDFLVIRIFDGIDEDLAPLDRWKGPRQ, translated from the coding sequence ATGCTGCCCTACGTCCTCGGGGTGACGGGTGCCTCCGCTCAGCCTCTCGCTGAGCGTGCCTTGCAGTTGTTGCTGCAGCGTGAACGCACCATCCATCTCGTGCTGAGTCGCGGCGCCCACGAGGTGTTCCGCGCAGAGCAGGGCCTGTCGATTCCTGTGGAGCCGCAGAGGCAGGAGGCCTTCTGGAGAGAGCACCTCAAGGTTTCAACCGGCGAGCTGATCTGCCATCGATGGAACGACCAGAGCGCCGCTATCGCCAGCGGCAGTTTCCGCTCAAAAGCGATGGTGATTCTTCCCTGCAGCATGGGAACAGTGGGGCGCATCAGTGCCGGGGTGGCCTCTGATCTGATCGAACGGTGCGCCGATGTTCATCTCAAGGAATCACGCCCTCTGCTGATCGTCCCTCGGGAGATGCCGTTCAATCTCATTCATCTTCGCAACCTCACGGCACTGGCTGAAGCAGGAGCCCGCATCGCTGCGCCGATTCCGGCCTGGTACACAAGGCCCACCAGCCTCGCTGAGATGGTCGATTTTCTGGTGATCCGCATCTTTGATGGGATCGATGAGGATCTTGCCCCACTGGATCGCTGGAAAGGACCACGCCAATGA
- a CDS encoding DUF2996 domain-containing protein: protein MSETPAEAPKQAKPEGEAKPKPKPKAKPPKPEDKPFEIFMAEEFLPEISSQLKRYDLVPERLELVDGERPVVGGACPMVVGELPGGRRFWLCFGSSDITSSKTITLADPGSEPTLLESFLIDEKRMSLALLVSRLMQRLNGQKWLGGN, encoded by the coding sequence GTGAGCGAAACCCCTGCCGAGGCCCCCAAGCAGGCGAAACCAGAGGGTGAGGCCAAGCCCAAACCCAAGCCGAAGGCAAAGCCCCCGAAGCCTGAGGACAAACCCTTTGAGATCTTCATGGCTGAGGAATTTCTGCCCGAGATCTCTTCACAGCTGAAGCGTTACGACCTTGTTCCAGAAAGGCTCGAGCTGGTGGACGGAGAGCGACCGGTCGTCGGAGGGGCCTGTCCGATGGTGGTCGGTGAACTGCCTGGAGGACGACGCTTCTGGCTGTGTTTTGGAAGCAGTGACATCACCAGCAGCAAAACCATCACACTCGCGGACCCCGGCAGCGAGCCGACCTTGCTGGAATCCTTCCTGATCGATGAGAAACGCATGTCCCTGGCGCTGCTGGTCTCCCGCCTGATGCAACGCCTCAATGGACAGAAGTGGCTCGGAGGTAACTGA